A genomic window from Osmerus eperlanus chromosome 5, fOsmEpe2.1, whole genome shotgun sequence includes:
- the endouc gene encoding uridylate-specific endoribonuclease C yields the protein MDPRFSCGFLVCLLAVAVSQLRASSQTVNHELSGLFNDLWRLDLSRFTPGVDYNVTVQGKAGYVPQGSNNARDHASSPLFSGVNEEKLTTTTTFSRLMKLLDNYERSTGVSERVTPDEVTENNLFLDAVLETEVMKRAHRYLVSKGVSSSNLVQFKTQLYTIWFRLYHRERNGGEDSCGFEHVFVGETKHGSDIIGFHNWVQFYLQEKSSNLDYKGYKARDVDLPDSDDHVLSLQFSWHGLLKPVGSTFIGASPEFEMAVYTVIFLINTQRSTSVVVNIDQCQLELVVVRRGRSLGTAYPKLLSSNRRHQ from the exons ATGGATCCGCG ATTTTCCTGTGGattccttgtctgtctgttagCGGTGGCTGTTTCCCAGCTTAGGGCGTCAAG TCAAACGGTCAACCATGAGTTGTCGGGTCTGTTTAATGATCTCTGGAGACTGGATCTGAGCCGCTTCACACCAGGGGTCGACTACAACGTCACTGTTCAA GGCAAAGCTGGATATGTCCCGCAGGGTAGTAACAACGCAAGAGATCATGCCTCCTCGCCTCTCTTCTCTGGCGTCAACGAGGAAAAACTAAcgaccaccaccaccttctctC GTTTAATGAAGCTCCTGGATAACTATGAGAGGTCCACGGGGGTGTCGGAGAGAGTCACACCAGACGAGGTGACGGAGAACAACCTCTTCCTGGATGCTGTCCTGGAAACGGAGGTTatgaag CGTGCCCACAGGTACCTTGTGAGTAAGGGCGTGTCCAGCTCGAACTTGGTGCAGTTTAAGACCCAGCTGTATACCATCTGGTTTCGCCTCTACCACAGGGAGAGAAACGGAGG AGAGGACTCCTGCGGATTTGAGCACGTGTTTGTCGGAGAGACAAAACACGGAAGTGACATCATTGGTTTCCATAACTGGGTCCAGTTCTACCTTCAGGAGAAGAGCAGTAACCTAGACTACAAGGGATACAAAGCCAGGGACGTGGACCTT CCTGATTCAGACGACCACGTTCTGAGCCTGCAGTTCAGCTGGCATGGCCTGCTGAAGCCGGTGGGCAGCACCTTCATCGGGGCCAGCCCCGAGTTTGAAATGGCCGTCTACACCGTCATCTTCCTCATCAACACACAGCGCAGCACCTCCGTGGTGGTCAACATCGACCAGTGCCAGCTGGAGTTGGTGGTGGTCCGTCGGGGCCGCTCCCTGGGAACCGCCTACCCCAAACTGCTCAGCAGCAACAGGAGGCATCAGTAG